The Pyrus communis chromosome 2, drPyrComm1.1, whole genome shotgun sequence genome includes a window with the following:
- the LOC137725324 gene encoding uncharacterized protein has protein sequence MDLETENRIASILMREAAELRRQAEKEGVHAYLQQPKTRFRPNSRFLSATVRGVQQANRVVEVNEMWRLRQKERELDNRLKGKKDESRNDRSHRDSNSPRSSGKGRAVPDDSAGPSCSSRKREYESCHSRQENGLRDEELEEFLHSRIKRGRGAVGSRMDETGPYLPRSSDSKEALPQSPSVQERRVYGPERPSHKLCYSSEEELDNERKKYKMVKPGSSNKHKSKEKSKEKKKKRKDEKKRRKDAKRSKYHA, from the exons ATGGATCTTGAAACAGAGAACAGAATAGCTTCAATTCTTATGAGAGAAGCCGCTGAATTGCGGCGTCAAGCTGAGAAGGAAGGTGTGCATGCTTATCTTCAACAACCTAAAACAAGATTTCGGCCAAATTCACGGTTCCTCAGTGCTACTGTCCGTGGCGTGCAACAAG CAAATCGAGTTGTTGAAGTGAATGAGATGTGGCGACTCCGgcaaaaagagagagaattggACAATAGGCTTAAGGGGAAGAAGGATGAGAGCAGAAATGACAGGAGTCACAGAGACAGTAACTCTCCAAGAAGCAGCGGTAAGGGACGTGCTGTCCCAGATGATAGTGCTGGTCCTTCTTGCTCGTCAAGGAAAAGAGAATATGAGAGCTGTCATTCAAGGCAAGAGAATGGTTTAAGGGATGAAGAACTTGAAGAATTTTTACATTCAAG AATCAAGCGTGGCAGAGGTGCTGTTGGGTCAAGGATGGACGAAACAGGCCCTTATCTTCCCCGTTCTTCAGACTCCAAGGAAGCGCTGCCACAGAGCCCCAGTGTACAAGAACGCCGTGTGTATGGACCAGAGAGGCCTTCACATAAATTATGTTATTCTTCTGAAGAGGAGCTTGACAAtgagaggaagaaatataaaatgGTGAAGCCTGGTAGTTCTAACAAGCACAAGTCCAAGGAAAAATctaaagagaagaagaaaaagaggaaggacgagaagaagaggaggaaggaCGCGAAAAGAAGTAAATACCATGCTTAA
- the LOC137725323 gene encoding DUF21 domain-containing protein At2g14520-like produces the protein MAVEYECCTSGFFIHIVVIVLLVLFAGLMSGLTLGLMSMSLVDLEVLAKSGTPKDRKHAAKILPVVKNQHLLLCTLLICNAAAMETLPIFLDGLLKAWGAILISVTLILLFGEIIPQSVCSRYGLAIGATVAPVVRVLVWVCFPVAYPISKLLDFLLGHGHVALFRRAELKTLVDMHGNEAGKGGELTHDETTIIAGALELSEKTARDAMTPIAETFAIDINAKLNRNLMIRILEKGHSRVPVYYEEPTNIIGLILVKNLLTVNPEEEVPVKNVTIRKIPRVPEMLPLYDILNEFQKGHSHMAIVVRRCNKNAEQTNGIPGDSPVKEVKVDIDGEKPLHEKLKSKRSLQKWKSFPNSNSANNSYRTGSRSKKWTKEMYSDILQTDGELPKLPEEEEAVGIITMEDVIEELLQEEIFDETDHQFDDS, from the exons ATGGCGGTGGAGTACGAGTGCTGCACCAGTGGATTCTTCATTCACATAGTGGTCATCGTGCTGCTGGTGCTGTTCGCGGGGCTAATGTCCGGGCTCACCTTGGGCCTCATGTCCATGAGCCTCGTCGATCTCGAAGTCCTCGCCAAGTCCGGGACGCCGAAGGATCGCAAGCACGCCG CGAAGATATTACCAGTTGTCAAAAACCAGCATCTGTTGCTTTGCACCCTGCTGATTTGCAATGCTGCTGCAATGGAG ACACTCCCAATTTTTCTTGATGGTTTGTTGAAAGCTTGGGGTGCAATCCTCATTTCGGTGACACTGATTCTTCTGTTTGGCGAG ATTATACCACAATCTGTTTGTTCCCGATATGGTTTAGCTATAGGCGCAACAGTGGCTCCAGTTGTCCGTGTTCTTGTTTGGGTCTGCTTTCCTGTTGCATATCCTATTAGTAAG CTATTAGACTTTCTGTTGGGCCATGGACATGTAGCTCTCTTTCGCAGAGCTGAGTTGAAAACGCTCGTAGATATGCATGGCAATGAG GCCGGAAAAGGTGGAGAGTTGACACATGATGAAACAACCATTATTGCCGGAGCACTTGAACTCTCCGAGAAAACAGCTCGTGATGCCATGACTCCTATAGCTGAAACTTTTGCAATCGATATCAATGCCAAGCTTAACAG GAATTTGATGATTCGAATATTGGAGAAAGGGCATAGCAGAGTACCGGTTTATTATGAGGAGCCAACAAATATTATTGGACTCATCCTG gtaaaaaatttgttaacggtgaacccagaagaagaagtaCCTGTAAAGAATGTCACAATACGCAAGATTCCAAG GGTTCCAGAAATGTTGCCTTTATATGACATATTGAATGAGTTTCAAAAGGGTCACAGTCACATGGCTATTGTTGTGAGAAGGTGCAATAAGAATGCGGAGCAGACTAATGGCATTCCGGGTGACA GTCCAGTGAAAGAAGTGAAAGTCGACATTGACGGTGAAAAGCCTCTTCACGAGAAGTTGAAGAGCAAAAGATCACTGCAGAAGTGGAAGAGCTTTCCGAATTCAAACAGTGCGAATAATTCATACAGGACCGGGTCCAGAAGCAAGAAATGGACGAAGGAGATGTACTCAGACATCCTGCAGACTGATGGTGAGCTCCCCAAACTACCTGAAGAGGAAGAGGCTGTTGGCATCATAACAATGGAAGATGTTATCGAAGAACTTTTACAG GAGGAGATTTTTGACGAGACTGATCATCAGTTCGATGACTCATAA